From the Chiloscyllium plagiosum isolate BGI_BamShark_2017 chromosome 10, ASM401019v2, whole genome shotgun sequence genome, the window TTGTGCTTCATTCAATAAAAAGAATGCAAGTTCAAGATTGTAATCCCCCTTTTGTCAGTTGTCAGAAAATATACCTTGGAACTTGCAAGTAAGTATAGTCCTTCCATGCATGAAACAAAAGTTGGATTCCTACTCCAAGCTGCAATGTTCAGGATATCAGTAAGAATACAGTAATTAAAATAGTACAAGCTGGATTGACTCTTAAGAAACAAagattgctgaacagagacaaaTAAAATAGTAGCAAATGGTCAATTAATTAGATCTGTAAAAATATAATCAGTTGATTAGATCAGAACCCCTATTACATTAAGTTATATCTTAGCTAGTTTTAATTGAAAACAAAGGAGTTTCCTGTTTGTTTGCCCATAAGTTTAGCAGATCACCGAAATATATCAACGCAGCCTACTAAAAAATTTCATGTTAACTATGGATTCCAATAGGAACAGTTAGAACACTACCATTTAACAACATTTCTGAATGCTCAAACTTAATGAATCGTTCAGCCTAGAAAATCAGAGCTCACAGTTCATACAGAATTTGTCTGTATTTAGACGTGTAACTATCTACATTCAGATTATTTCGCATACTGATAACGTTTCCATGTGATGTTTTATGGATACCATATCTAGTAACAAATGAGGTAATGTGTCTCTCATTTAAACTATACACTAATTCCACCctcttctctcaaactttcatGGTCTGTGAAATCATGTGATGGTAGATATTCCATtagattttcttcatttttgagCCTCCAAAATCTGAGTTTGAGATACCATAGCCCACGTTTTCTCTCAGACTTGGCTTCCTGATCATGTTAGTTATATTCATATTTTAACTGCATGTAATAAGTACTGAAAACGCTAAACAAAAACTTTGAACGCATTAATTCCAGGAGCCTTTTCATGAATAGGTAACTAAGCAATCAAAAAAGGGCAATGTACTCTGTGGTGATCCCAAGTTCACATCACTTGTGATGACTGAGAAAACTCCTGAACACAAAGTACCTGAAAACATTTTGACCTACATTATTTTGCCAGCTGGTGAATAGTAGCCACTTGCATGTGCaagaaatgcaaataaaatgTTGGCTCTTGCAAGCCAGCTCTTATTAACAAAACAACTAATAAGAGCCAGACATGACTGATTGGAATGTATCTTATCATATCAGGCATATTTATTGACTTCAGTTACCACTGGCGCAAATATCTGGTTTTGGCGAAGCAAAATGATAAATTTGAGACACAAAAATATTGACTTGTACTTATTTAAGTAACAACAAAAATCTTAACAGGATGCAGCTAATTAAGGTAGCACTAAGTTAGCATTCATGAAAATGGATCTGCAAAATGCCAAAGTTATGATTTCAAACACACAGAAAATATCTGGTAAACACTATGCAAATAGAAGGAAACAGATTGAAAGTCCCAGTGACATAATAGCAGAATTGATAATGTTGGTAAATATATTTGGAAAATCTTATACTGGCAAATCAAATCAGGATGACTAACACCTTCTGACTGCGCCTGTATTGTTCTGGAAAGCTTGGGAGTTGTTGGAACAGTTTGAAATGATTCAACTCAACAAAAAAGTTAGTTAAATTGGAGTGCTATTCATTTTACACAGAATAATTGTTGTCAGCACAACCCTAATTTCAAGTGATAAATATAACTAACATATATTTGCATAACTTAAGTCAGGATGTAAATTATACTTACCAGCCATTTTTTAGCTGGTATTTATTAATGGTCCAGAATTTACCAAATGATGGGTGATTTAGTGGCACTTACCTTCATTAACTATGTAAATCATCTGGTAACTTGTGGCAAGGAAGGAAATACCCTGTGAATTGCAAAATCACCACAAGTTGCAGGATGAATAGCACCATTGATATTTAAATTCTAATTCTCCCTTCACTTTTGTCTATCTCTCTCATTCAGTTCCAACCTAGTTCTCCATATTATACTTTCTGCACATTCTTTGACTCCAATTCACTCTCCTGCTCAATCGTTCCACAGTTTCCTTCTCAAAGCTTCAATTTCACTACTTAAATGAGTTACACTCAAGGTCTCATTGTTTATCAATGCTCCAAATGTCCTTTTTCACCCCCTCACTGTGCCCTTATTAGCTTACAGTTCCAACTGCTTACAGGACAAACATTTGAGATGAAGGGTGAGGGAAGAACTTTAATAGGGCACATTATAAAGCTGACAAACTCCAACAAATCCTAGGCTAAACGCTTCATGAATTGAAGGGAGTTATTCTGGATTTACAGTAGCACTTGAATTCAAGTCAAACTGAGGTACAGCATGAAGATATTCCTACTAGACTTTTCTGGTCACGTTGATATGTAGCTCAGTAAACATCATGGCCTCAACGTAGCTTTGTGTGTTCCTTTGTACCAGTCTGAATCAAAAAGAGTTGTTCTACTTGACCTGAAGGTGGTCCAAGGCAGCTTGCATCCAAAATGTGACACTGTACTTTCAGAAAGTGAACATTACTTTTGAATATTTAggacaaataaacaaaaacatggtGTAAAGAATGGAAAAATAATATACATTAGATATTTATCATGGAAGGAGTAATGAGAGAATCTATTCACCAAATTACCTCATCAACTATTGGTTTGCTTAGGTTGGTAGCAGGAGAGGTcaggtgaaaaaaaatcacaggaagGCCTGACGCACGCTTCTTTACTATTAATTGATCGAATGCATGCCAATGCCAGAAAGTAATTAAGCTACTTGTTACTGAGACCATTTTATTTTTCCTCCCCGTTTCTACTTAATTGCACTATTAACTGCAGCCAAGTCGAGAACTGGTGATGTGATCGCAGGCCTCTGCCTCCAGAAGGTTGTACGTGAATGAGCGGTTagaaaccctttcaaattttctCCTCCCTGCTTTGGAAGTGCACCCACCCTCTGCTCAGTATTAACATACTAGAGTAAAAGAATCATTCCCCAGTGACGCCATGCATCAATACACCAATGCAAGATGCTGCCAACATACTTAGCAAGTAGATTTACTCCTTTCTACAAAACTCAACACCATGAATCCTGGTTTTACCTAAAATGCTACGTGAATTTTAGTCAGAGGAAGGTATACTTAAAATGGAGTATGCAAGTCATTGTCATCactaagaaaaacaaacaaaaaacaaatataTGTTGCTTGGGTACAAATGTTTAAAGTTGTCGTCATGAGAGATGGAAATGAATCAGTTAACTTGTTATGGAGTTAGGAAAGCTAGGATTTCATGATCTCATTTAAAATCTTAGGTGTTCAATTTGATATGTAGTGCAGATGTTATAAAGTAATGCCAGCTTGCTAATGATGTCATGTGGCCATCATCACAATGCTTCAGAAATATTAGCTTAAATGAGTTATTCATTAATCCCTACATGGCTACAAGTGTTCAGATGTCTACTGTAAGTTGCAATAAATGCTTGTCCAGCTTAAGGAAGGCAGTACAGCATAAATACTACTGAGGTCTTCAAATTGCATTAGCTGAGCTTATAAATAGCTGCATAAGGCCACGAAAAAATTAGCCAAAAGTAACAGGTTTTCGATGCAGTGCTTCAATGTGTTCTGTCTAACACCTTTGGCTTTTTTACTCCTCAGACTTCCCAGTAACATCTCTGCCATAAGAacagacattttttttaacaatggctCAGTGCTTTGCGGCCAGGATCAAGAGAAGATGTATGCCTGGCAAATTGAAAAGTGACCGGTACTTAGCAGTAAACTAATATGACATTTGTGAGGTTCGATAGTTTTAAGTTAGTCCACTACTGCAGATGATTCCTCACTGGACCCGCTCTCCATCTCTTCTTCATATTAAGGAACCAGGAAAgaattttttgtttccttttccaaATAAAAAGCTTACTGCTTTTACAATCAACTTTTCTTATTAGTCAACCAGAACTTGCTTTCTTGCAACATTCCTTTGTCCTTGTGCATTCCGTCATATTATTGCACAACACACACGACATTTTGCACAACCTCTTTTCCTCTTTTTGGGATGGAAAACTGTCAAAATTGCTTCATCAAACACAGCTTTCAATCCTTTCTGTgtgagggcagagcattccaggtAACACTGtgctccaatctgaaaaataaaataaaggaaatccacttttgctttcagttgtgaatCTAGTTTAGGTTTACATCTATTGCCATATGAATCTGATGCCACATGGGTTTAAATTAGCTATGAATTTTAATTAAAACATTCAGGCATACTGTAGATTCTTAATATCACAGTACAAACCATGAgccataaaaaaaaatcatcaaattTTGAAGTGTAAAATGTGAAACTTTAGTTTCCTTAAACTACACAACATTACAAAAAATGTCCAAACTGGTTAGGACAGTGCTCGGTCATTGCTGATCCCATTTCGCATTAGTTTACCTGAAATTACAGAGTAATATTGTAGATTTTAGGGTGAGGTAGTGACACAGAGGTAATAATTGGTGGATTCAACTCATACTCTTGAGGACAAGGGTTCAAATCGACCATGGCAgctgattgaatttttaaaaaaattcaataaatgaTAAACTTGGACCATATAATACATAAATGGTGCTATGAAACTACCATTgaactgcctttttaaaaattgcagaccCCACTGgcgaggccaacatttattgcccatttaaaGAACAGTGGTTCTACGCATGTTAAGGTTTTTAAAGCACTCAAATAGGGGTAACAGCCAAATGCATCTAAGCAAAAAAAGCAATACTGAAATTAAATAATTACATCACTAATCAAAAGGTTTTTGATCTGCTCCCAATCTCAATACAAATTTTGATAAACTGACTATTGTTTCCAAACATAGCTGTGATTCTTTGATATGCAATTCCAAGTTTAGCTGCTCATGTTCAAAAGTTTGAGTCAGAATGATAGTGACcaaagcacagaaaaaggctattTGGCCAATCAAATCCGTGCCAATCCCAATTGCTTaactattctaaccccattttcctgcatttggcccatagccttgtatgcgctggaatcacaagtgcacatcttaaacacttcttgaatgttatgatttctgcctctatcacccttAAATGACAAAacgcagtagacccagcactgatccttctggtaCGCGATTAGTCACAGGGgtgcagtctgaaaagcaaccctccaccaccaccttctgcctccTGCCTTTGAGCAAATTCTGTATTCAGTACTcccttcagtctcctctgcttcaaGAAAAACatatccagtctatccaatctcaaACTCTTAAGCCCAGACAACATCccggtaaatttcctctgcaccttctccagttcaAATCACTCcactcctataatgtggatttccAGAACAGCACACACAATACTCTTATAATGGCCTAACTAACTTCTTATAttgttccagcataacctcccggCTCTTAAACTCTTTTCTCAGCTAATTGAACATTAACGTTTTCTGCTATCAGCAAAATTCCCAGCATACCTAGAATGCATAACTGAAGCAGTGAAGACCAATGAGAGAGTTTTGAGAGAAATGTCTACCTTCTTAGCTTCTCACAGCAGGGCATTGgtttttataaataaataacaactaccaaatgccttttcagctattttaaacaacaaacaaaacttgTTATTGAAATTATGAAACAAATGTTGGTTTAGGCTAAGAAGCAACCTTTTGGCCAAATATATCTGTCACAGATATAAAGTTGTGAACCTGACTGCAGCATTAATAGAAGCAGTCTTATTCCACTTGAGTTCGGCACCTTCTGAGAATACTCTTCGAGCCAAAGTTGAAAATCGTTCAGCGGGGGGAGGAGACTACCAAAATTGTTCGACAATTTATGAACTTAACGCAGTACCTTTTTTAAATTGGAGCAAGTGGATACATCACTTCCTACTTTCTGAGATTGGCAAAGCAAATAATTCACTTCACATGTGTTCAGGTGACAATAGTCTTGAGAGCTGGAATTTGCATTCTGCACCTGATGGTGTCAAACTAGCAGTGTAACTAACCACAGGTGGGTTAGAGAGAATTTTCCTTTTATTAGTGGCAGCAGATTTGACAGCAACTTAGATGGAAACTGGATATGTACTTGAAAATGTAAGGTATGAAGGGCTACAGGGAAATAGCAGGGGAGCAGGCCAAATTGAgtaatattttccctggagtgttggcggctgaggggtgacgttatagaggtttataaaatcatgaggagcatcataggataaatagacgtgGTCTTTTCccgaggtgggagagtccagaactagacggcataggtttagggtgagaggggaaagatataaaagggacctaaggggcaactgtttcatgcagagggtggtgcatgtatggaatgagctgccagaggaagtggtggaggctggtacaattacaacatttagaaggcatctggatgggtatatgaataggaaaggtttagagggatatgggccaagtgctggcaaatgggactagattgggttggaatatctggtcagcatggacgagttggactgaagggtctgttgtttccatgctatacatgtATAACTCTTCCAAACAGCTGGCATAGGGAAGATTGGCTGATTGGCTTTCTTTCATGCAATTTCCCTTCAATTTACCAGAAGAAACAATAACACATTACTGTTAGCCAATTTCTTTCACTTAAAATAAACCCATACAAGCCAACACAACAGAAGTTTTCATTCTTAAaggctttctgttttttttttaaagaaagagaaaatgtacTAGCATTGAAGCATCAGCTTTGTTTTCTGGAGAACAGTTCATGACAATGCAAAATTCTGTCCCCCATGCAGTCGCTAACTGCTGCATTACTGTGACCAGTCTTGCATTACTGTGACCAGTCTTGGCATAAAAAAGGCTCCTGCATGAGACTTGCCTAATTTTGAATAGTCAGAATTCTTATCATGCAAAACTCTCCAAAATAGGAATTACCTCTTTAGCCAACTTCACACCTTGTTCGTATGTGATGGGTTTTTCCTTCATATGAATTAATCGGGCCAGTGTTTTGGGATCATCTCTTAGATCAAtctgcaaaatatattttaatgggAAAATGTTAGACTTTCATATCTACTTTCCAGTATAATAACTTTACCAGAGCACTCACTGTTGTTTACCACGAGAGCTAATTTCCATAAAATAAAACTTGATGTCCTGTGCAATGGAGAACTGAGCTGTCAACTTATGAAAACACTTTCACAGTCTGCCTTCAGGTTTTGCTACAAATGTGACCGTATTTCATTTGGACTATATCAGCTCACTTATTTTGCGGTTTTCTTATTATTTCCCTTAAATGAAAAACATCACCCACAGAGAAATAAGGTTTTAATGGAAAACTAATGGTTTTGCAAAGAAGCTAGATGGAGTGAGAAAAAAACATCCATCCCAGGTCTTTGCAATGTGGTATCATACCTGAGTTCCAATCAGTACATAAGGCACATGCGGCATACACGCTTTAAGCTCAGGCACCCACTCCTCTTGCACGTTGTGGTATGATGCAGGATTTACCACAGAGAAGCAGATCAAAAACACATCAGTGTTTGGATAAGAGAAAGGTCTCAGTTGATTGTAGTCCTCCTATAACAAATAAGAGGAAGTCAAAAGTAGTATAAAACCGTATCAACCCAAATTTATTCAGCTTTATTCAGACATTAATTTTACCTGTACGCTTGCAAAACATTTTAGAGCACCTAGCCAAGATTTTAATAAGTTACATTCACAGAAGAAATCCAGGTGGCTGGATTCACCTCCTCAATGCAATGGGCTTAAACGAACATTTGACTGCATAGACATTTTCAtaaatcagtttaaaaataaaatacaaggCATTGTGCAACAGGTAAACAGCTTTTTACAACTACTCAGCTTTCAGCACCCATTTAAAGGGCGGCACTCATAACTTACCTTTAATTTTCTCACTCTTCAGAGCATTTACTAAGCACATTCTATGCAGAACATTGCACAAAAGATTAATATTCACCACTTAATATCAGTCCAtagatatttattcaattccacaTTCTTTAAAAAGCTAAATGGGTGAGAATTCTACAATGCATAATTCTATAAAGTATAGATTGATATTTAATgaggaagccaatcttcaacttTTTAGAAGCAGTCTTCCTATAAGCCTTTTACCTGAGATAGTCAATTAAGAATCAGTCTTAAGATCAACTATAGGTAGCACAGCTATATTACAACAAAACAATAAAAAGAGTAATGCTTTCATATTGATAGTACTCCATCCATCAGCCAGCTTGGTGACAAACTGCACAATTAGAACAGGATCTTCTACTGCACAATTAAAGTATTTGACAATTTTCCAAGATTATAAAGCTGATGTGGTGCTGTCTCAATTTTACACTGCACGCAGTAACTGCATACCCATGCATATAAAAAACTAAAACCGCATCACATGTCAAAAGGTATCTGAATGATCAAATAGAATTTGAAAAAAAGGGAGTCTGTTAAAAGGAGTACACAAACATTAAGAGAGAGCTTCATATTATTGCCAAGTGGTTATTCATAAAATCAATTTACAAGTCAAAGAACCTGAATTCTCCCAAATTAAAAGTACGAAAAACTGAACAGTAGACTGTTACTACATCATTCCATTTGACTTCACAGCATGAATCAGTCAATGGTGCAGCACAATTTAAAATTGAAGCACCAGAAAGGTACAAAATATTGAATTATAGAGAATGAGCTATTCACTGCCAAAATATCattaatgattttattaaatCAGGTCTTTTTTCTTATCAAGAGTCAATGGTTTAACTTGGCATTAatagaatatttttaaacaaaataggatA encodes:
- the rhoj gene encoding rho-related GTP-binding protein RhoJ, which codes for MPGAGKEQRPLAQQQRHMLKCVVVGDGAVGKTCLLMSYANDAFPEEYVPTVFDHYAGERERGRKQHFPGIHGTVGEEDYNQLRPFSYPNTDVFLICFSVVNPASYHNVQEEWVPELKACMPHVPYVLIGTQIDLRDDPKTLARLIHMKEKPITYEQGVKLAKEIGAQCYLECSALTQKGLKAVFDEAILTVFHPKKRKRGCAKCRVCCAII